caatttttttataatcgatAGGCAGACGTTTGACCACAATCCCACCTGATGGAAAGCGGcgatgtggtctacttgggTGCACGTCTGCCTAGGAGGAGCCTATTCACCCTAGCTTTGAAGAGGCCCAACCTGGGCCTGGTTTTGCTCAGGAAAAATAGTGGTAGGGAGTGAATTCCATACTTTACACTAGAATACTATAATTTCAAAGATAACTTACTCAATTGGAACAGTATCAGGAACAGTTCACCAGCGGACTCCCTTGAGAGGAACACCAAGCTGTACACGAAACCAATCGCCGAGAACACTATTTCGAAGTACAGGTACACTTTCATGAGGAGCACGTGTTTCTGGAATGTTCCAACATAGAATATGTTAAGTTTTATTCTTTCCAAAACAGTATTGATGATTATAAaagcttatattatataaatttataaagattagaaaaaattcgatcacgaggcgggactcgaacccgcatccttcgcgccattccggggcggatgcctaaccaactcagccactcgtgacccgcctgagcaatcgaatttatcctattctttcagttttatgtgtcttaagggacacaccgcgcgccatctattgagataattttaacaaccatctcaaccaatatgaagcacttttcagtgaatacaatattgtaacgatggaacacgaccttttcttgaatttatattttttggtttttatggcattaaaatgctttataaatataaatttataaagattagATTAGCTTATATTATGCTTTTCACTTGCAGCTTTACCCCCGTTGAAAGGTTTTATTCTATCTTTCACGTGTGATTGTATGATTTTTATGTCTGAAGACTTAGGAGGCTAGAGATTGCGACAGACGACTTTTTTcatcataaaatacatatctcTTTACTATTAggaatatatatattttactagctttccacccgcggcatcgcctgCGCAGTCAAACTataacccgcatagttcccgttctcgtgggatttctgggataaaacctatcctatgccctttctcgggtatcaaaatatctttataccaaatttaatgaaaattggttcagtagttaaggcgtgattgagttacagacagacagacagagttactttcgcatttataatattagtatggatttttatatttttatataggaaTGATGTCAAGTTGATAAAATTCAACTTGACATCAAAATTTAGTCATACCtacaatattattgaaatatgcTATTAATGAATCCAAACCTGCATTTCAATGTTGAATCTCTTACTCTttataacaagaaaataaacCCACCTTATGCAGAGCGACGATGAACACCACAGACATAGCTGCTTCCAACACCAAGGCTGTGGTATCAGCTATAAGCCGCGGGTATTCCGTGCTGTTCGCTTGTTCTGAAGTTCGCATGTATGAGATGTACATTGACAGCATGATGGTGACTGCAATGGTTAACAGCTGAAAGGAAGCAGCAATGGATTACGTTAGTGTGGAAAGTATCGAATGCAGAACGTAGATGTACATTGATAGCATGATTGTCACTGCGATTGTTGGCAGCTGAAAGGAAGCAGCAATGGATTGCGTTAGTTGGAAAActatctttattaattttttgacatgatataaataaactttttgtaAAGACTCAATGTAAATTGTGTTTCATTTCACAATTACCTAAGTAACTATGCTATCATtctatttatacaatattttcaaactttgtaacaaaactatacatatatcGAAGTTTACTGCCAAGTAAGCCAAGTAGACCTAGCTTTTAAACTATGCTGCATAAGTAAAACCATCTTTTACAGGGACTTATCTGAAGGATAGTTGGAAATGAAGAACAACTTTATATTTATGCCAAAATAAAACCGAAATTTTACATAACAAAaagtttagaaaaataataatagtttaaaaaaactaaaaaacacgcttttcatagaaaaccgaactaaaaaaaaataattttatcaaattactgtattgtcatcggtcctcaataaatctacaaagtttgaacgaaatctggccgtttaaagtgggtcaaaatcgcgcccaaagaagtcggttacaaacatacaaacatacagatgaagctaatataaagcgtgtaataACAGTCACATAGAGTTTATATGCTATTGTAGGTACAGAGCAAAAAAACTCaactgtaattttaattaaggtCAAAGAAATAATGTACTTGTAATCGACAATCCATATTTTGTCGATGTCAGTTATAAATgagacataatataatatgggcgtgtaaaataaattgtgttaTTGACCTCAACGTAGTTCGCGAGAATTGCATAATTAACACATTATAAAAGCAGATTCGCGCGAACAATTTCACTTTTGAGAAAGTGGTCGAAATTCAACATGGATGACACTTATTAgaaacttttttctttttttgcaTATAATGTATCTATGCTTAAAactatctatacttaataatataaagttgaagggtttgtttgaacgcgctaatctatttatttataaggaacacacaacaataaatacacattacattatttatataagaagacattatctaattaattgtatctaatgtatttatcaattactagcggtccgccccggcttcgcctgtggtatTATtgacgttttctctacataagaaccatcctcgtacttcaagaaatgtaataaaaaaagaattaacgaaatcggttcagttgttcccGAGTTATGCGCtcaccaacacattttgcgattcatttttatattatagataggtGTATACAACATTCACATTAATAGCacttatacaattaaaaataaatgaaaataatctcAGGAACAATTGGAACGATTTGAAGAATTCTTTCATCGTTCGATATATACGTGATCCCTATGCTACTGTAGACTATAtaaacacgggcgaagccggggcagactgctagttattaggtatataggtacgttttaagatatttgaaatataaatgtatttgtgtgtatgtatgaatACTGCAAAACAAAATACGAATGTTTGTCATAGAGATAACGATAGATAGATCAATTAAATTCTATTCTTAATGGATTGAAATCATCATTATGTTCCATAAAACGTAATTTTCTCTACAATGTACGacattatgtaatatattatattatgagcaATGTCAGATGATGATTTtccataacaaaattattgctttttatattttttagataaCTACTTGcctgtaatatatatatttatataataaaacatattaatgtacaataaataaataaaatctttatttgcattcatacattaatattatgttacaactTACAACAGATTGGGGTTCAGttctaggtacctataaccTGTGTTAAGGCGACCTGTTCCTTCCCTAGGATTCATCCCTGGCATgaagaaattaagaaaaagcTAATCCAAAGTACAAAAACAATGATTTGAAACTTAAGATTCCATAATAACATTaatcacataaaattttataattattttttgccgATCTTATAGtaaactagcttttcgcctgcggctttgcccgcgttttcaaagaaaaaaccgttctcgtaggatttccgggataaaacctatcctatgtcctttctggGGTATCTAAATATctccttattattattttcttattaattatttactattttcttaaaatttattttatagattaattactattttcttaaaataaaatgaatacttACAAGGTTCACATAAGCGAAGGCAACGAGGCCTATTCTCAGCGGGAAGCAGAAACAGCATCTTGTTAATATCGGTATTTCAACTGACTCCCGGATTTTGTccctgaaaaaataaaacataaattattattataccaatgttaattatattatatctatgatatacctaattaatatatgtatgtacatttatatgattatttttgaagtaaaacttctttgagagtaaaattttaaggtcACGTCATTGCAATACCGTTGCGTAACAACTTTAaatcttgctaaagaagtttcatttctgacacgtgtgcacAATTACAAgctctttaatttaaaatgatttatatttgTGATGTTTTCTATACCTTggaaatatctatttaatctataatttatgcaaccataatttaaaagaagtaAAGATGGGTTCTACACACAGTTAAACggattaaaaattaacttaacGGGactaacattattatattaatgcttaggtataatattatgtacattgtacatgaaaatatatagtaaGGTGATTGAATAGTTATTTACCCTTAACTTCACACGTTCAGAGTCTGTTTTGATACTTACAATTCGATAAACATAGAGACTGATAGAAAATTGTCTATGACAATACATGATACTGTTATCAAGAGGATTTCCGCCGATACAACTATCGACAATATGGCTATTATGTCTattctatattaattactagctgtgctccgtggtttcacccgcattgttccgctcctgttggccttagcgtgatgataataatatagccttcctcgataaatgggctatgtaacaccgaaagaattttacaaatcggacctgtagttcctgagatatgcgcgttcaaacaaacaaacaaactctacagcttaaagctttttaatataagtatagattttaggACAGATTGGAGATTTGCCAGAActatacacaaaaaaaagaaCGCGTGAATATTTTTACTGATTGATATTTGTTTTTAGGAAAATGTGAAATCCTGTTGCATTTTTTACCCGTAAGCAGATCTTTCTTAGCCATGCGCgtaaaactattatataatgaataaaataaataaaataaaaatgaaaatatatataatgaaattttaaaacttaaaatttaatcacagtttaattatttgttataagAGTTTagtataaacaaaaaacattgTCAAATCATTAagcgtaaataaatattaaatattcatcaaACAACGCGTTTATCTAAACTTCAAAGGTCCCGCagaaaatcttttaatttattgataagacaaaaataatatttgtacaaCAACTTATTTCATGTTGTCTAGagagataatattttagtatttgaCGTCATATCTTTTCCAGGATTATACTTTACACCAAGCTGTAGGTACACTGATTTTTTGTTACGGCATTCCCTTTTATTAAACgacttcaaaataataataatagtttaaaaaaactaaaaaacacgctttttatagaaaaccgaactaaaaaatagaaaattttatcaaattagcgtattgtcatcggtcctcaataaatttacaaagtttgaacgaaatctggccgtttaaagtgggtcaaaatcgcgcccaaagaagtcggttacaaacatacaaacatacaggtgaagctaatataaagcgtgtaaaaaaggaggaggttatcaattcggccggtatgtttttttatgtatcgtatgtacaccgattactccgaggtttctgaaccgatttacgtgattatttttttgttcgatgcgggatgatGTCGAAttgtcccataaaaattttattcggataggcccagtagtttttattttatgagcatttttgtctgtatttgtaaatgttgcaagtgcaagtttgaagtcggttgtttcaTTTTAGTATACAGCTGATATAGCAGTTAATTAATCACTTATAATACCAcaagagcttcaaaattatcgggTATTTTCCGATAGGTTCGTTGCAAACAAATGAAGGAGTCAAGTTTTTAGTCATGGCTAAAAAATCACGAGCGCGAAGCGCGAgtgatttttcctgaaaaacttgacgactttatttgtttgcagggaaccttgagggaaatgccagataattttgaagctcgtgtggtattcgggggattatttttccgtcccaaatgtcggccaataatttcacaattgaattcaacctgtcagtttgacatcaacgaccagagaaaattttcaaaaaattatcagtataataccatgtaggttgtaccacgtgacgtcgaatggtgcaattctattggtcgatatttgggtcggaaatataatcataaataaaattcttttgtttgtaatttatattaattgcgTATAAGCAAAATCAACCGCTTTATTAGGTTagttttaagtttataaaagGTGTATTAAAATCTAGAGTATATTGGGTCAATGATTAAAATGCAAGGGTGCATCTTTACTTATAATTACTTTGTTAtggtttaaaatatacctatatataatttttttttgtaacctTATTGTTAAAGGTTACCTGTAGAAACAGGTAAATGCTggatttaactattttttccTTATGTGAATTAACTTGAAAGAGGAATTACTAACGACCCTAATTGAATAAAGATGAGctaatttattacctacctattttatatttatgtgtttGAAGACTCTACTGTctcgtaaaataaaaaacacgatcaatttttgtagaaaatttatacctatatacagGTTATTTCAAATCACTCAAAATCACGGCATATACTTGCATACGTAATTTTGttagtacctatgtaatttttacattataaatgttatgtGAATTATCTCAGACTATAAACTCTCTAGTATGATAAAAGGTGAATAGAGGATAGTgtcaatattatttcactaCGTCTTCACTATCATATTGTAATCAATGTAATCTGTTTCTGATAAGGTTAACGCGTAGCAAGATGCACTAAGTTTTAGAGGAACTgagaaaattataatgaactaCTTATAGctgttattaatttgtatgtatTCAAGAACAGTAACTTAAGTTTTGCCACGTTTTGATTTGTTTTGACAACTTTGACATGATATAAAAGCCCTTTCGcctttagtacaccgacgcgttcgcgtgcggcagcgaaacatcgaaaaatctgtcagtacTATGGCAGGatttcgcatatgatatgtctcactctagcacatagatagatgaaatagttgcgtccttgtcagtatagtttcgcaaggaactgcgaaatggccattacacagacgcattgcgaaacagttgcgaaaacattgctgtttACTACGCCTttttagtacaccgacgcattcgcgagcggcagcgaaaaaacgaaaaatctgtcagtagtatggaaggttttcgcatatgatatgtctcactctagcacatagatagatgaaatagttgcgtccttgtcagtattgtttcgcaaggaactgcgaaatggccattacacagacgctTAAGTTTCGCTAGTGAAGTTTCGCGTGAGTTTCGCATCGCATAGCGTCCGCTCGCATTCTGTCGGTGAGGACAGATTTTCGCATCCATggacaatgatattatatagaagtgatatagaaataatatatactagcttccgcccgcgactccgtccgcgcggatgtcggtcttcgcgtggatgttttatttatccattttgaatacctctgacaataacatcttataaatatctattggacccaattcccaaatacggctaggcctataataatacgcaacgtgtgttcgcggttctacggaacaacgtctatggataaaactgaaaaattaagattatttttttctatgtatttttccaggataaaaagtatcctatttaacgcccaggataataaggtataattataccaagtttcatcgaaatcgaaccgctagttttcacgtgatgccttcacatacagacagacagacagacagacaaaaatttttttaatcacatatttgggtttggtatcgatccagtaacaccccctgctatttactttttcaatattttcaatgtacagaattgacccttctacagatttattatatgtacagataatatatttatatgtatatagaaacAAGAGGTAGATACGCCACCAACGTACCAAAATGccaattgccatggcaactatttgtttatttatatactatattgtgagtattataataacgtatctatacataaaatatcattggcCATGGATGccgaaaatactgaattatttttgcattctaTTCGAGATTATCCCGTATTATACGCAATTGGACAcgcagattataaaaatacgtacaAAAAAGAGGTAGCATGGAGAAAACTTCAAGAAAAGACTCTGATAGatggtaaaaaatttattgtttatatttcatacattttatgtttttaattttctttgaa
The sequence above is a segment of the Colias croceus chromosome 14, ilColCroc2.1 genome. Coding sequences within it:
- the LOC123697337 gene encoding uncharacterized protein LOC123697337, whose product is MSATVQTSLKDKIRESVEIPILTRCCFCFPLRIGLVAFAYVNLLLTIAVTIMLSMYISYMRTSEQANSTEYPRLIADTTALVLEAAMSVVFIVALHKKHVLLMKVYLYFEIVFSAIGFVYSLVFLSRESAGELFLILFQLMVQIYLVILIWSSIVKMTRDDSVKYVRNRETV